GCCCATGATGAGCAAAACCAAGCGAAACTTGGCGATATCGTTAAAATCATGGAAACTCGCCCGCTTTCTGCTACTAAGCGTTTCCGTTTAGTTGAAATCGTTGAAGAAGCGGTTATTATCTAAATAGACGAATCGGAATTTTTAGTCCGAAGGGAGGTTTCATAACATGATCCAACAAGAATCTCGTTTGAAAGTTGCTGACAACTCTGGTGCACGTGAACTTTTAACAATCAAAGTATTAGGCGGCTCTGGTCGTAAATATGCTAACATTGGTGACATTATCGTTGCTACGGTAAAACAAGCAACACCAGGTGGCGTTGTTAAAAAAGGTGACGTTGTTAAAGCGGTAGTAGTACGTACGAAGAGCGGAGCTCGTCGTCCGGACGGTTCTTACATCAAATTTGATGAAAACGCAGCGGTTATCATTAAAGACGATAAGAGCCCACGTGGTACTCGTATCTTCGGACCAGTAGCTCGTGAATTACGTGATAGCAACTTCATGAAGATCGTTTCTTTAGCTCCAGAAGTTCTATAATTTAAGGTATTGCCTTGCTAAGGAGGTGCAGAATTAAGATGCATGTAAAAAAAGGTGATAAAGTACAGGTAATCACTGGTAAAGACAAAGGAAAACAAGGCGTTATCCTTGTGGCTTTCCCAAAGCAAAACCGTGTTATCGTTGAGGGTGTCAATATCGTTAAGAAGCACTCTAAGCCATCTCAATTAAATCCACAAGGTGGAATTATTACTAAAGAAGCACCTATTCACGTTTCTAACGTTATGATTTTAGATCCGAAAACAGGTGAACCTACTCGCGTAGGCTTCAAAGTAGAAGATGGTAAAAAAGTTCGTATTGCA
This Bacillus paramycoides DNA region includes the following protein-coding sequences:
- the rplX gene encoding 50S ribosomal protein L24, encoding MHVKKGDKVQVITGKDKGKQGVILVAFPKQNRVIVEGVNIVKKHSKPSQLNPQGGIITKEAPIHVSNVMILDPKTGEPTRVGFKVEDGKKVRIAKKSGELLDK
- the rplN gene encoding 50S ribosomal protein L14; its protein translation is MIQQESRLKVADNSGARELLTIKVLGGSGRKYANIGDIIVATVKQATPGGVVKKGDVVKAVVVRTKSGARRPDGSYIKFDENAAVIIKDDKSPRGTRIFGPVARELRDSNFMKIVSLAPEVL